One segment of Sinorhizobium sp. BG8 DNA contains the following:
- a CDS encoding HlyD family secretion protein encodes MVEIPRKEAFELTSDSDDAEAASGEPNVAATTAVPRRGSSLKKGILALVLVAGAGYGAHFGHHYWTVGRFIESTDNAYVKADYTTVAPKVAGYVKEVLVDDNDVVNAGQVLARIDDRDFQIALNQARAELKASEAAITNIDAQIDLQQSIIGQAEASVEASNASLVFAKSEATRSTRLSTTGAGTQSRAEQSRSLMDQASAAVQRDQAALISAHDKVPVLRSQRDHAVAQRDRAAAAVQQAELDLSYTNIVAAIDGTVGARSIRVGQYVTAGTQLMAVVPLHSVYVVANFKETQLTYVRPGQLAVIEVDGFPGLEVKGHVDSVSPASGLEFSLLPPDNATGNFTKIVQRIPVKIIIDDEARAAQLRSGMSVVPKIDTSIARLSKQE; translated from the coding sequence ATGGTTGAAATTCCGCGTAAGGAAGCATTCGAATTGACAAGCGATAGTGACGATGCCGAAGCGGCATCTGGCGAACCGAACGTTGCCGCGACCACCGCTGTTCCCCGGCGCGGATCCTCTCTCAAGAAAGGCATACTGGCCCTGGTCCTGGTTGCCGGTGCCGGGTACGGCGCTCACTTCGGTCACCACTACTGGACAGTCGGTCGATTTATCGAATCTACCGACAATGCCTACGTAAAGGCAGACTATACGACCGTTGCGCCCAAGGTCGCGGGCTATGTCAAAGAGGTGCTGGTCGACGACAACGACGTCGTGAATGCGGGGCAGGTTCTTGCGCGGATCGATGATCGCGACTTCCAGATCGCCCTCAACCAGGCTCGGGCCGAGTTGAAGGCTTCGGAAGCCGCGATCACAAATATCGACGCCCAGATCGACCTGCAACAGTCGATCATTGGACAGGCAGAGGCTTCGGTGGAAGCGTCGAACGCCTCGCTCGTCTTTGCGAAATCCGAGGCCACACGCAGCACGCGCCTGAGCACGACCGGGGCAGGCACGCAGTCACGTGCGGAGCAGAGCCGCTCCCTTATGGACCAGGCATCCGCCGCGGTCCAACGGGACCAGGCCGCCCTGATCTCCGCACATGACAAAGTGCCTGTTCTCAGGAGTCAGCGTGATCACGCGGTTGCTCAACGGGACAGAGCCGCCGCAGCCGTTCAGCAAGCCGAATTGGACCTTTCCTACACGAACATCGTCGCAGCCATCGACGGCACAGTTGGCGCACGTTCAATCCGTGTGGGGCAGTATGTCACTGCCGGCACGCAGCTGATGGCGGTTGTGCCTCTCCATTCGGTCTACGTCGTCGCCAATTTCAAGGAAACGCAACTGACCTACGTTCGTCCGGGCCAGCTCGCAGTCATCGAGGTTGACGGCTTTCCCGGACTGGAAGTGAAGGGTCACGTGGATAGCGTATCGCCCGCGAGCGGCCTCGAGTTCTCGCTGCTCCCCCCGGACAATGCCACGGGCAACTTCACGAAGATCGTCCAGCGGATCCCCGTGAAGATCATCATCGATGACGAAGCGCGAGCAGCCCAGTTGCGCTCCGGAATGTCCGTCGTGCCGAAGATCGACACCAGTATCGCTCGGCTGTCGAAACAGGAGTGA
- a CDS encoding MASE1 domain-containing protein — MMSVWSQRPLLSHLGLFFAAYVLGCAFADALAIVPGITVSIWPPAGVFVATLILTSPHTWPWWVLSGCFAEMFAQLIWFHSPLIVGLLIYAGNALCAATGATLVKLACSRPLRMETLREVLAFVGLGAGVAPLASATVGSAALAWFGVEGQTFTEVWPLFWIGDATGILLVGPLSLMVIQHWPSRTKLSAAKRMEAGLLGLVFFAVAALSLSTDYLASAYIIMPPLLWAAVRFEFKGVAVALTLLALITMALTISGGSHFVGDPETQREKQVMLQLFLAISAFSSLIVAALSRQNQQALLSLGERERELSQLVDMVPVHIRRMTAEGEPIFFNKRLLDFFGLDNLNDLDKQGTSRLATTIHTLVHPDDAGGLLATARHSFATGEPFALKYRMLRADGVYRWVDGRGEPLRDQGGAIVQWYVISIDIDDEMRAQEALRRSERQLQQMIDAVPTLIWCMTPEGIPCYLNKRALDVTGLTLKDMVSPDGARLLAVIHPDEREAVERVFAQAVATGTPIVTRYRQHRASGPHRWVESRAEPLRDDTGAIIQWYGVSVDIDDLVNAQDALRNRERELSQLVDMVPSLLWRLSPNGEPTFFSKRLIEFCGQDVGDFDKSGTDRLAAAMATLFHPDDIVRLEETLKRSLVTGEGFALNYRMRRVDGVYRWMFGRAEPLRDDGGRIVQWFGLSHDIDDQVRVEEELHLARESLTRASQAASLAELSAAIAHEVNQPLAAIVANSSACQGWLAATPPNLERAQKTVERIIDNANSASDVVSHIRALFKPSVETRTSTTIESVIGGARNLMAEEAARRRIRMKIEVESNLPAISLDRVQVQQVLVNLIRNGMDAMDSVADDRVLGVRAHRPGDAIQIDVSDRGGGVESSEKIFEPFFTTKDRGMGMGLAICRSIVESHGGRLWVENNELQGATFIFTLPIEADTGS; from the coding sequence ATGATGTCCGTATGGTCTCAACGTCCTCTGTTATCGCACCTCGGGCTGTTTTTTGCAGCGTATGTCCTGGGCTGTGCATTCGCTGACGCGCTTGCAATCGTTCCTGGAATAACGGTTTCCATCTGGCCGCCGGCGGGGGTATTCGTCGCGACCTTGATCCTCACCTCGCCCCACACCTGGCCGTGGTGGGTGCTGTCCGGCTGTTTTGCCGAGATGTTCGCGCAACTCATATGGTTCCACAGCCCATTGATTGTGGGTCTCCTCATTTACGCTGGCAACGCACTCTGTGCCGCGACCGGCGCGACGCTCGTGAAGCTGGCCTGCAGCCGACCGCTGCGGATGGAAACCTTGCGGGAGGTTCTCGCATTCGTTGGACTTGGTGCGGGCGTTGCACCACTCGCCAGCGCGACGGTGGGAAGTGCCGCTCTTGCCTGGTTTGGTGTCGAAGGCCAAACGTTCACGGAAGTATGGCCGCTATTCTGGATAGGAGACGCCACCGGCATCCTGCTCGTGGGGCCATTGTCGTTGATGGTGATCCAGCACTGGCCCAGCAGGACCAAGCTCTCTGCGGCAAAGCGGATGGAGGCCGGCCTTCTGGGGCTGGTCTTCTTCGCTGTTGCCGCGCTTTCCTTGAGCACAGACTATCTGGCTTCCGCCTATATCATCATGCCGCCGCTTCTCTGGGCGGCCGTGCGCTTCGAGTTCAAGGGCGTGGCCGTCGCCCTGACTCTCCTCGCCCTGATCACGATGGCGCTCACCATCTCCGGCGGCAGCCACTTTGTGGGAGATCCCGAGACCCAGCGGGAAAAGCAGGTCATGTTGCAGCTCTTTCTGGCGATATCGGCCTTTTCGTCCCTCATTGTGGCCGCCCTATCCCGGCAGAACCAGCAGGCATTGCTTTCCTTGGGCGAGCGGGAGCGGGAACTCTCACAACTGGTGGACATGGTCCCGGTCCACATCAGGCGCATGACGGCCGAAGGGGAGCCGATCTTTTTCAACAAGCGCCTGCTGGACTTTTTCGGCCTGGATAACCTGAACGATCTGGACAAGCAGGGGACGAGCCGGCTCGCCACAACCATCCATACGCTTGTTCACCCCGACGACGCAGGCGGATTGCTTGCGACCGCCCGCCATTCCTTTGCAACCGGCGAGCCCTTCGCCTTGAAATACCGCATGCTCCGCGCAGATGGCGTGTACCGATGGGTCGATGGCCGTGGGGAGCCGCTCAGGGATCAAGGCGGCGCGATTGTGCAATGGTACGTCATATCCATCGACATCGATGACGAGATGCGTGCGCAGGAAGCGCTGCGGCGCAGCGAGCGCCAGCTTCAGCAGATGATCGACGCCGTGCCGACGCTCATCTGGTGCATGACACCAGAAGGAATACCCTGCTATCTCAACAAGCGAGCGCTGGACGTCACAGGCCTCACCCTCAAGGACATGGTTTCTCCCGACGGAGCTCGTTTGCTGGCCGTCATTCATCCAGATGAGCGTGAAGCCGTGGAACGGGTATTCGCGCAAGCAGTCGCGACGGGAACGCCGATTGTCACACGGTATCGCCAGCACCGGGCCAGCGGACCTCATCGCTGGGTTGAAAGCCGCGCCGAGCCATTGCGCGACGATACTGGCGCAATCATCCAATGGTACGGGGTGAGCGTCGACATTGACGACCTGGTGAACGCGCAGGATGCGCTGCGCAACCGGGAGCGGGAACTCTCACAGCTTGTCGATATGGTTCCCAGCCTGCTCTGGCGTCTGTCGCCAAATGGCGAACCGACCTTCTTCAGCAAGCGGCTGATCGAGTTCTGCGGCCAGGACGTCGGTGACTTCGACAAGTCGGGCACTGATCGGCTGGCGGCAGCGATGGCGACCTTGTTCCATCCGGACGACATCGTCCGGCTGGAGGAGACGCTCAAACGCTCCCTTGTAACAGGCGAGGGCTTTGCCCTCAACTATCGCATGCGCCGGGTGGACGGCGTCTATCGTTGGATGTTCGGCCGCGCCGAGCCTCTCAGGGATGATGGCGGACGCATCGTCCAGTGGTTCGGCCTCTCGCACGACATCGATGACCAGGTCCGTGTCGAGGAAGAACTGCATCTGGCGCGAGAGAGCCTTACAAGGGCAAGCCAGGCCGCGAGCCTTGCCGAGTTGTCCGCCGCCATTGCTCACGAGGTGAACCAACCTCTGGCAGCGATCGTCGCCAACTCCAGCGCATGCCAGGGCTGGCTCGCGGCGACGCCTCCCAATCTTGAGCGGGCCCAGAAAACGGTGGAACGCATTATCGACAATGCGAATTCCGCAAGCGACGTCGTGAGCCACATCCGTGCCCTGTTCAAGCCCTCTGTGGAGACGAGGACAAGCACGACGATAGAGAGTGTCATCGGCGGTGCGCGCAACCTCATGGCTGAGGAGGCAGCACGGCGACGCATCCGCATGAAGATTGAAGTGGAAAGCAATCTTCCGGCGATCTCGCTCGATCGCGTCCAGGTTCAGCAGGTTCTCGTCAATCTCATTCGCAATGGCATGGATGCAATGGACTCGGTCGCCGATGACAGGGTCCTGGGAGTGCGCGCGCACCGCCCGGGGGATGCCATCCAAATCGATGTCAGTGATCGTGGCGGAGGGGTCGAATCTTCGGAGAAGATCTTCGAGCCGTTCTTCACCACAAAGGATCGTGGCATGGGGATGGGGCTCGCAATCTGCCGGTCGATCGTCGAGTCTCATGGCGGTCGGTTGTGGGTTGAGAACAATGAGCTGCAGGGGGCAACGTTCATATTCACGCTGCCTATCGAAGCAGACACGGGTTCCTGA
- a CDS encoding MFS transporter, whose translation MVMRRTTQPLIALAGATLTASLAVSIATVTLPALSREFAAPIASIQWVILAYLVSTTVTIVLAGHLGDQFGNRRVLIIGTAIFALASAVCVGAPTLGVLVAGRAIQGLGGAVLLSLPLSVIRQVASKERTGSALGLLATMSAIGTALGPSVGGILISQFGWRAAFGGLTVLSVLVLGLSIQFIPEMPAGRRDRGMRADWLGAGLLAVTLILYALATTGGHSVPSWIAVLLLPSTALAFVAFMIAELRADAPLVPFSILRNRPTAMALSANLLVSTSMMSTLVVGPYFLSFALGLNDVSVGLVMAIGPMTAALTGVLAGRATDRFGAQPVVTVGLIEIVLGLVCLALLPRYLGVVGYIAALVVLTPGFQLFIAANSTTVLLTAPANQRGLLSGLIGLSRNLGFMTGASVMTALFAATVGSDEITRSSAGAVSEAFTTTFLAAAAATLLAATLALVGQAAAVKSEDGA comes from the coding sequence ATGGTCATGCGAAGGACCACCCAGCCATTGATCGCGCTTGCGGGGGCGACACTCACCGCATCGCTCGCTGTCAGCATCGCCACCGTCACGCTTCCAGCCTTGTCGCGTGAATTCGCAGCGCCGATCGCCAGCATCCAGTGGGTCATACTCGCCTATCTCGTTTCGACGACCGTGACGATCGTGCTGGCCGGGCATCTCGGCGATCAGTTCGGAAACAGGCGTGTGCTGATCATCGGGACGGCGATATTTGCTCTCGCGTCCGCGGTCTGCGTCGGCGCGCCGACACTTGGGGTACTGGTTGCAGGCCGGGCGATCCAGGGTCTCGGCGGGGCGGTCCTCCTGTCGCTACCCCTGTCGGTCATCAGGCAAGTGGCATCGAAGGAACGGACGGGCTCGGCGCTGGGCCTACTCGCAACCATGTCGGCGATCGGAACCGCACTTGGCCCTTCGGTCGGCGGGATCCTGATCTCGCAATTCGGCTGGCGCGCCGCGTTTGGAGGGCTGACGGTGCTCAGTGTCCTCGTTCTCGGCCTGAGCATCCAGTTCATCCCGGAAATGCCTGCGGGCAGGCGCGACCGGGGCATGCGGGCCGATTGGCTTGGCGCCGGGTTACTGGCCGTCACGCTTATACTCTATGCGCTGGCCACGACCGGCGGCCACAGTGTTCCCAGTTGGATTGCTGTGTTGCTGCTCCCGTCGACCGCTCTGGCGTTTGTCGCGTTCATGATCGCAGAGTTGCGCGCAGACGCGCCACTTGTCCCTTTCTCGATCTTGCGCAACCGGCCAACCGCAATGGCCTTGTCCGCCAATCTCCTCGTTTCCACTTCGATGATGTCGACCCTGGTGGTAGGGCCGTATTTCCTGTCGTTCGCGTTGGGCCTGAACGATGTAAGCGTCGGTCTGGTCATGGCAATTGGCCCCATGACGGCGGCACTCACGGGTGTCTTGGCCGGACGTGCGACGGATCGCTTTGGTGCGCAGCCCGTGGTCACGGTGGGACTGATCGAAATCGTCCTGGGTCTTGTCTGCCTTGCGCTCCTCCCGAGATACCTTGGCGTCGTCGGCTACATCGCCGCGCTGGTGGTTCTTACTCCTGGTTTTCAGCTTTTCATCGCGGCCAACAGCACCACGGTCCTGCTGACGGCCCCCGCAAACCAGCGGGGCCTCCTCTCCGGACTGATCGGACTATCCCGAAACCTGGGCTTCATGACGGGGGCCTCGGTGATGACGGCCCTGTTCGCGGCAACGGTCGGTTCGGATGAGATCACCAGGAGTTCGGCCGGCGCTGTTTCCGAAGCTTTCACGACAACATTTCTCGCCGCGGCAGCCGCGACCTTGCTTGCCGCGACGCTTGCACTGGTCGGCCAGGCGGCAGCGGTCAAATCCGAGGATGGCGCGTGA
- a CDS encoding MBL fold metallo-hydrolase: MPRSGKPGRDELVPSRYALRVGEIDVLVISDGVLPLPTEMLAHNAEPAVRAAWLDNMFLPPDAFDWPLNAVVVRSGEQTILLDAGLGLDPDLNLPRAGQLVRRLNAAGIDLGSVTDVVLTHLHMDHIGGLLVDGVKDRIHPDLRIHVAAAEVKFWESPDFSRTAMPPGFPDALRSAAKRFTNEYRSHLRLFAEEQEVAPGVVVRRTGGHTPGHSVVHVSSGGDGLTFAGDAVFAVGFDQPDWHNGFEHDPEEAARVRIRLLRDLAASGDLLIATHLPFPSVGRVAVEGDAFRWVPVFWDY; this comes from the coding sequence ATGCCACGCTCAGGCAAACCGGGCCGCGACGAACTCGTTCCGTCGCGCTACGCGCTACGGGTGGGCGAGATTGACGTGCTGGTGATCAGTGATGGAGTGCTCCCGCTCCCCACCGAGATGTTGGCACACAATGCCGAGCCGGCCGTGCGCGCAGCATGGCTGGACAATATGTTCCTGCCGCCGGACGCCTTCGACTGGCCGCTGAACGCAGTGGTGGTTCGCAGCGGCGAGCAGACAATACTCCTGGACGCCGGCCTGGGACTGGACCCGGACTTGAACTTACCACGTGCCGGGCAGCTGGTTCGGCGACTCAATGCTGCCGGCATCGATCTCGGGTCCGTCACCGACGTGGTGCTCACCCACCTGCATATGGACCACATCGGCGGGCTGCTCGTCGACGGGGTGAAGGACCGAATCCATCCCGACTTGCGGATCCACGTGGCGGCCGCCGAGGTCAAATTCTGGGAGTCGCCTGATTTCTCTCGCACCGCCATGCCGCCGGGGTTCCCCGACGCGCTTCGCTCCGCGGCCAAGCGCTTCACGAATGAATACCGCAGCCATCTGCGTTTGTTCGCGGAAGAGCAGGAAGTGGCGCCAGGAGTAGTCGTTCGACGCACTGGCGGCCACACCCCGGGCCACAGCGTGGTCCACGTGTCGTCCGGTGGAGACGGGCTGACATTCGCCGGCGACGCCGTGTTCGCGGTCGGGTTTGACCAACCCGACTGGCACAACGGTTTCGAACATGACCCCGAGGAGGCAGCCCGCGTTCGTATCCGTCTTCTGCGGGACCTGGCGGCAAGCGGCGATCTGTTGATTGCCACCCATCTGCCGTTCCCGTCCGTCGGCCGAGTGGCCGTCGAGGGCGATGCCTTCCGTTGGGTGCCGGTGTTCTGGGACTACTGA
- a CDS encoding MDR family MFS transporter — protein MSAARMWCAVVGSTLGAFMAVLNIQIVNASLADIQGAIGAGKDDGGWISTSYLIAEIVVIPLSAWLAQVFSLRKYLLTNAILFLVFSVACAFAANLKQMIVLRAIQGFAGGVLIPMAFTIIITLLPKSKQPVGLALFALSATFAPAIGPTIGGYLTENYGWEFIFYVNLVPGLLMIGLLWISLDEAPMNLGLLAKGDWAGILTLAIGLACLQTVLEEGNKEDWFGSEHIVHLFIVAAVSLTLFLIIEFRTTNPLLNLRLLARRNFGFGILANTLLGIALYGSAFVLPIYLARIQGYNSEQIGVVLAWTGIPQLVLIPLVPRLMKLIDVRIMIALGFALFAGSNFMNVNITGDYAADQLFWPNVIRAIGQALVFAPLSVVATAGIEQENAGSASALFNMMRNLGGAVGIALLQTLLTKREQFHSNILTNSISLFEEATRTRIAKLTSYFMEQGVSDPALATHKAVVAVAASVRKQAGIMAFGDAFFLLGAGLVVALFATLLLKKPSSQMAGGGAH, from the coding sequence ATGAGCGCCGCGCGAATGTGGTGCGCCGTCGTCGGCTCCACCCTGGGCGCGTTCATGGCGGTTCTCAACATCCAGATCGTGAACGCATCGCTCGCCGACATCCAGGGGGCGATCGGCGCTGGCAAGGACGACGGCGGTTGGATCTCGACCTCCTATCTTATCGCGGAAATCGTGGTCATTCCCCTCAGCGCCTGGCTGGCCCAGGTGTTTTCGCTCCGAAAGTACCTGCTGACGAACGCCATCCTGTTCCTGGTGTTTTCGGTCGCCTGTGCGTTCGCCGCAAACCTGAAGCAAATGATCGTGCTCCGTGCGATCCAGGGGTTCGCTGGCGGTGTTCTGATCCCCATGGCCTTCACGATCATCATCACCCTGCTGCCCAAGTCAAAACAACCGGTCGGACTGGCACTCTTCGCGCTTTCGGCGACATTCGCTCCAGCCATTGGACCGACCATCGGTGGATATCTGACCGAGAACTACGGGTGGGAATTCATTTTCTACGTGAACCTGGTTCCCGGTCTGTTGATGATCGGTCTGCTTTGGATTTCGCTCGACGAAGCTCCGATGAACCTGGGCTTGCTTGCAAAAGGCGACTGGGCCGGGATCCTCACGCTGGCGATCGGCCTTGCCTGCCTGCAGACGGTGCTGGAGGAGGGCAACAAGGAGGACTGGTTCGGATCCGAACACATTGTCCACCTCTTCATCGTCGCCGCGGTTTCCTTGACGCTTTTCCTGATCATCGAGTTCAGGACCACGAACCCGCTGTTGAACCTGAGGCTTCTTGCCCGACGCAACTTCGGCTTCGGCATTCTGGCCAATACCTTGCTCGGGATTGCCCTTTACGGATCAGCCTTTGTGCTGCCCATCTATCTGGCGCGCATTCAAGGCTACAATTCCGAGCAGATAGGCGTTGTACTTGCCTGGACGGGCATCCCTCAGTTGGTTCTGATCCCGCTCGTTCCCAGGCTCATGAAACTCATTGATGTCCGGATAATGATCGCGCTGGGTTTCGCCTTGTTTGCCGGCTCGAACTTCATGAACGTGAACATCACCGGTGACTATGCGGCCGACCAGCTTTTCTGGCCCAACGTCATACGCGCCATCGGACAAGCCCTTGTCTTCGCTCCGCTCTCGGTTGTCGCGACGGCAGGAATCGAACAGGAGAACGCAGGCTCCGCATCCGCGCTCTTCAACATGATGCGCAACCTCGGCGGTGCGGTCGGAATTGCCTTGCTCCAGACGCTTCTTACGAAACGGGAACAGTTCCATTCAAATATCCTGACGAATTCGATCAGCCTGTTCGAGGAGGCGACGCGAACCCGTATCGCCAAGCTGACATCTTACTTCATGGAACAGGGCGTCAGCGATCCGGCCCTCGCCACCCACAAGGCCGTTGTCGCCGTCGCAGCCAGCGTCCGCAAGCAGGCCGGCATCATGGCCTTCGGCGATGCCTTCTTCCTGCTTGGAGCCGGGCTCGTCGTCGCATTGTTTGCCACGCTTCTCCTGAAGAAGCCAAGCAGCCAGATGGCAGGTGGTGGAGCTCATTGA
- a CDS encoding alpha/beta fold hydrolase: MGISEGEFRSSVAGARGNGRPLRLFVHGYNNNYQESVYRLAQIAEDARDNRGAVLFAWPSKASALGYGADRAAAAASKDGLAKTIEILTEPPDAQVALLAHSMGGWLTMETLAKMSRERRGAAFERFSNVALAAPDIDVAEMVGQLETIGRLPRPLTLLVSRDDKALGLSRIISGGRRVGADDVHDPWVQAAARRYGVRVVDISGLRTADDFRHGRFTAMVALYSKFQRQIEDPLAKHYAGPGVFVFNTVTSTLEPIER, from the coding sequence GTGGGCATTTCGGAAGGCGAATTCAGATCGAGCGTCGCCGGTGCAAGGGGCAACGGACGGCCCCTCAGGCTTTTCGTTCACGGATACAACAACAACTACCAGGAGTCCGTCTATCGCCTTGCCCAGATCGCCGAGGATGCTCGCGACAACCGGGGCGCAGTACTCTTCGCCTGGCCATCCAAGGCCAGCGCGCTTGGCTATGGTGCGGACAGGGCGGCGGCGGCGGCATCGAAGGACGGCCTTGCGAAGACCATCGAAATTCTGACCGAGCCTCCGGACGCGCAGGTCGCATTGCTTGCACATAGCATGGGAGGGTGGCTCACGATGGAAACACTGGCGAAAATGAGCCGCGAGCGCCGTGGCGCGGCCTTCGAACGCTTCTCGAATGTCGCCCTTGCTGCTCCGGATATCGATGTCGCCGAAATGGTTGGTCAACTCGAAACGATCGGTCGGCTTCCCCGTCCACTTACGCTGCTGGTGTCGCGTGATGACAAAGCTTTGGGCCTGTCTCGGATTATCAGCGGTGGCCGGCGTGTCGGCGCCGACGATGTCCACGATCCGTGGGTCCAAGCTGCGGCAAGGCGATACGGTGTAAGAGTTGTGGACATCTCGGGGCTGAGGACGGCTGACGACTTCCGGCATGGACGCTTCACCGCGATGGTGGCGCTCTATTCGAAATTTCAGAGGCAGATCGAAGATCCGCTGGCGAAGCACTATGCGGGACCCGGTGTCTTTGTGTTCAATACCGTGACTTCGACACTGGAGCCCATAGAGCGGTGA
- a CDS encoding helix-turn-helix domain-containing protein codes for MKILDIGVLSEQSGVPPSTLRYYEEIGLIESIGRRGLRRQFGTEALTQLALISLGKTAGFSLEEIKGMFGKGGAPNLPRAAIHARAEELDAQIRRMTALSNALRHVADCPAESHMECPRFRRLLIVASKSSRHARQAGRS; via the coding sequence ATGAAAATTCTCGACATCGGGGTGCTTTCCGAACAGAGCGGAGTCCCGCCATCCACATTGCGCTACTACGAGGAGATCGGCCTCATCGAGTCGATCGGCCGCCGGGGCTTGAGACGCCAGTTCGGAACCGAAGCCCTCACCCAGCTCGCGCTGATATCGCTCGGCAAGACCGCGGGATTCTCGCTCGAAGAGATCAAGGGAATGTTCGGCAAAGGCGGCGCACCGAACCTTCCGCGCGCGGCCATCCATGCTCGTGCCGAGGAACTCGACGCACAGATCCGCAGGATGACCGCCCTCAGCAATGCACTTCGCCATGTCGCCGATTGCCCGGCGGAGAGCCACATGGAGTGCCCGAGGTTCCGCAGGCTGCTGATCGTGGCATCCAAATCGTCTCGCCACGCAAGGCAAGCTGGCCGCTCATAA
- a CDS encoding adenylate/guanylate cyclase domain-containing protein produces the protein MHWSKPLRLHLSVLVATLLLCISTPLIWMAFNQGRQAAILAGEKQMRQMSLRLVEGYRYALEGGYEAVAVASTLPQLITRPPLQLQEKQAFFLEVLRNVTNATSVLGGYPDGSFIQAINTADPHVRSALRAPEGTAFAVRIVTPQSAEGGSIAALRFVDAAGRLIEERPFGERTFDARDRPWYRAVVRSGAPTSVGPFVSGTLRVPTLTVAVPMRDDAQTVIGVNIHLETISRLLYSRDISPRARSFILDDQNRLVAHSDPAMMSMILGTWSQRGGPDQGAAKETDRTIETVTRLRKDMLDGKDGMARFELDGESYLVQISPVTFSNLFKGSSVAVVVPLDDLLEQANRQLVRNLLMAAGFVVVGIGASILLSRLISASLYQLADEARKIGDLDFAGKGTTHSWITEINTLASALTASRRAIAQFALYVPREVVRRIVSPTDISTNAARQEVTVLFTDIRDFTTIAEVHPPEEVVEILSSYFELLNVIAERHGGTVVQYLGDSLFVMWNAPIPDSDHVANGCRCALAMKAAIGELNASNCKNGRPELFTRFGLHSGPAVVGSFGAVSRQQYTAMGDTINVASRLEGLNKEYGTSVLASATVEKAAAALFEFRPIGPVKLKGRAESVEVFELRSAREHPALS, from the coding sequence GTGCACTGGTCGAAACCTCTCAGACTGCATCTCAGCGTTCTCGTCGCGACGCTGCTTCTGTGTATCTCAACGCCACTGATCTGGATGGCCTTCAATCAGGGGCGTCAGGCAGCCATTCTGGCGGGCGAGAAGCAGATGCGGCAGATGAGCCTGCGTCTGGTCGAGGGCTATCGATATGCACTCGAAGGGGGATACGAGGCCGTCGCCGTCGCCTCCACCCTGCCCCAGCTGATCACCCGTCCGCCCCTGCAACTTCAGGAGAAGCAGGCGTTCTTTCTCGAGGTCCTTCGCAACGTCACGAATGCGACAAGCGTCCTCGGTGGCTATCCGGACGGCTCGTTCATTCAGGCGATCAATACGGCGGACCCGCATGTCCGCTCCGCGCTCCGGGCGCCGGAAGGCACCGCCTTTGCGGTGCGGATCGTCACGCCGCAATCAGCGGAAGGCGGGAGTATAGCAGCGCTGCGGTTTGTGGACGCGGCCGGCAGGCTGATCGAGGAACGGCCCTTCGGGGAGAGGACGTTCGATGCAAGGGATCGCCCATGGTACCGCGCGGTGGTCAGATCCGGCGCACCCACATCCGTGGGGCCCTTTGTCAGCGGCACGCTGAGGGTGCCGACGCTCACCGTCGCGGTTCCGATGAGGGACGACGCCCAAACCGTGATCGGGGTCAACATCCACCTCGAAACCATCAGCCGCCTGCTCTATTCGCGCGATATATCGCCGCGTGCCCGCAGCTTCATCCTGGATGACCAGAACAGGCTCGTGGCGCATTCCGACCCGGCCATGATGAGCATGATACTTGGCACCTGGTCGCAACGTGGAGGACCGGATCAGGGCGCAGCAAAGGAGACGGACAGGACGATCGAAACGGTCACCCGGCTTCGCAAGGACATGCTCGACGGAAAGGATGGCATGGCCCGGTTCGAGCTCGACGGGGAAAGCTATCTTGTCCAAATCTCGCCCGTCACGTTCTCGAACCTCTTCAAGGGAAGTTCGGTCGCCGTCGTTGTGCCGCTTGACGACCTTCTGGAGCAGGCAAACCGACAGTTGGTGCGCAACCTCCTGATGGCCGCAGGCTTCGTCGTCGTGGGCATCGGCGCTTCGATTCTTCTCTCGCGCCTGATCAGCGCCTCCCTCTATCAACTTGCCGACGAAGCCCGGAAGATCGGTGACCTCGACTTCGCGGGCAAAGGAACAACGCACTCCTGGATCACCGAGATAAACACCCTGGCAAGCGCCCTCACGGCCTCGCGACGCGCGATTGCCCAGTTTGCCCTCTATGTTCCCCGCGAGGTGGTCCGCCGGATCGTCAGTCCAACGGACATCTCGACAAATGCGGCACGCCAGGAGGTCACGGTCCTGTTCACGGATATCCGCGACTTCACCACCATTGCCGAAGTGCATCCCCCCGAAGAGGTCGTCGAAATCCTGTCGTCCTATTTCGAGTTGCTGAACGTGATTGCCGAACGCCACGGCGGCACCGTCGTCCAGTATCTCGGGGACTCCCTGTTCGTCATGTGGAACGCCCCGATCCCCGACAGCGACCACGTCGCAAACGGCTGCCGCTGCGCGCTGGCCATGAAAGCGGCCATCGGCGAACTCAATGCCAGCAATTGCAAGAACGGTCGTCCCGAGCTCTTCACGCGGTTCGGACTCCATAGCGGACCTGCGGTCGTGGGCAGCTTCGGCGCAGTGTCGCGCCAGCAGTACACAGCCATGGGCGATACGATCAACGTGGCGTCGCGGCTCGAGGGCTTGAACAAGGAGTATGGCACGTCGGTCCTGGCCAGTGCGACAGTGGAGAAGGCTGCCGCTGCCCTCTTCGAGTTTCGGCCCATCGGTCCGGTGAAGCTGAAGGGCCGCGCCGAGAGTGTCGAAGTCTTCGAACTCAGAAGCGCGCGCGAGCACCCTGCCCTTTCGTGA